A DNA window from Parabacteroides johnsonii DSM 18315 contains the following coding sequences:
- a CDS encoding M23 family metallopeptidase — MYKLYIPLLFFCIQTISAQQLRQPFDFPILLSGNFGELRNNHFHSGIDFKTQGVEGKPVHAVQDGYVSRISVSPWGYGNGLYLTHPDGTTTVYAHLQRFAPSIARYIKEQQYEQESFNVNLFLDPDQFPVKKGEIVAYSGNTGSSGGPHLHFEVRDTESEEVLDPIEYFKEKITDTRAPKIQGILICPQQGKGVVNGSSRKLELKPVTAKNGKQTITGKIEAWGEIGLAVKAYDYMDNTTNIYGVKDITLRQDSQIIYHSNLDRFAFDETRYLNSYVDYEEWKDRRSFYMRSFVEPGNRLRFNENVNRGIIHIGEEKTYHLTYTLSDAFGNTTRLSVWIEGKEQEIPEIETEGTELFHWMSDNRFGAKGIRMTIPKGNLYDDLYFRYSVKEDSTALADRHILHNRPVPLHNSALLSLRLRTDTLENKQQYGIVRTQKGRQSWIGGTYRNGWIDGTIKELGNYTVGQDLKAPTITPLGANTWISKQAFVFRLSDNLSGVQTYRGEIDGQYVLFEMNSKSVITYKFDKERLERGKHTLKLTVTDAAGNQSEYKHSFVW; from the coding sequence ATGTACAAACTATACATCCCCCTATTGTTTTTTTGCATACAGACAATAAGCGCCCAACAACTCCGCCAGCCATTCGATTTTCCGATCTTGTTGAGCGGAAACTTCGGGGAGTTGCGCAACAATCATTTCCATTCCGGAATAGATTTTAAGACACAAGGAGTTGAAGGAAAACCCGTACACGCCGTACAGGACGGATATGTATCACGCATATCCGTCAGTCCGTGGGGATACGGAAACGGCTTATACCTGACACATCCGGATGGAACGACAACCGTCTACGCCCATTTGCAACGATTCGCCCCTTCCATCGCCCGATATATCAAAGAGCAACAATACGAACAGGAAAGTTTCAACGTAAACCTGTTCCTCGACCCGGACCAATTCCCGGTCAAAAAAGGAGAAATTGTCGCCTATAGCGGAAACACCGGAAGCTCAGGAGGTCCGCATCTCCATTTTGAAGTGCGCGACACGGAAAGTGAAGAGGTACTCGACCCGATCGAATATTTCAAAGAGAAGATAACCGACACCCGCGCACCGAAAATACAGGGAATACTGATCTGTCCGCAACAGGGCAAAGGAGTGGTCAACGGCAGCAGCCGTAAACTGGAGCTAAAACCAGTCACAGCCAAAAACGGCAAACAAACCATCACCGGCAAGATCGAAGCTTGGGGAGAAATCGGACTGGCGGTCAAAGCCTACGATTATATGGATAATACGACAAATATTTACGGAGTGAAGGATATTACCCTTCGCCAGGACAGCCAGATCATCTACCATAGCAACCTGGACCGCTTTGCTTTCGACGAGACCCGCTACTTGAACAGTTACGTCGATTATGAGGAATGGAAAGACCGTCGTTCCTTTTATATGCGCAGTTTTGTAGAACCGGGCAACCGCCTCCGTTTTAACGAAAACGTCAACCGGGGAATCATTCATATAGGAGAAGAGAAAACGTATCATCTCACCTATACGCTTTCCGATGCATTCGGTAACACGACCCGCCTCTCCGTTTGGATAGAAGGGAAAGAACAGGAGATTCCGGAGATCGAGACCGAAGGTACAGAATTGTTTCATTGGATGTCCGACAATCGGTTCGGAGCAAAAGGCATCCGGATGACGATCCCGAAAGGAAACCTGTACGACGATCTTTATTTCCGTTATTCGGTAAAAGAAGACAGTACGGCATTGGCAGACAGGCACATTTTGCATAACCGCCCCGTTCCGCTTCACAACTCGGCCTTGCTGTCCTTACGTTTACGGACCGACACGTTGGAAAACAAGCAGCAATATGGTATCGTCCGCACTCAGAAAGGACGTCAATCCTGGATCGGCGGTACTTACCGGAACGGCTGGATCGACGGCACGATCAAAGAACTTGGCAATTATACGGTCGGACAAGATCTCAAAGCACCGACGATCACCCCGTTGGGCGCCAACACATGGATCAGCAAGCAGGCATTTGTTTTCCGCCTGTCCGATAACCTGAGTGGCGTACAAACCTACCGAGGAGAGATAGACGGACAATACGTCCTGTTCGAAATGAACAGCAAATCGGTCATTACCTACAAATTCGATAAAGAACGGCTCGAAAGAGGAAAACATACCCTCAAACTGACCGTTACGGATGCAGCCGGAAATCAATCGGAATACAAGCATTCTTTTGTCTGGTAA
- a CDS encoding PepSY-associated TM helix domain-containing protein, with protein MKKFFAKIHLWLSIPFGIIIAIVCLTGAILVFETEILELCYPSRYFVKEVKGEVLSPAVLMSAAGQQLPDSIKINGIRVSSDPKRTYQLILPGKKAACFINPYTGEITGIDDGKGFFMKMMRLHRWLLDEYKRDGSFAWGKTIVGYSTLVLVIIIISGLVIWYPRNKKVLKNRLKIKTKAGWFRFLYDLHVSGGFYAALLLLVLALTGLTWSFGWYRDAFYTVFGISTTSKQTHAPASSSPQKTSGDRGLKKHPKTNYTQWAEVLADLQSRYPEYKSIAIQDGSATVSTATYGNTRGSDRYSFDPATGKITEIQLYKDLPKSAKIRGWIYSVHAGTWGGMATRILSCLVSLLGAVFAITGYYFWLKKKLRKSIQR; from the coding sequence ATGAAAAAGTTCTTTGCGAAAATACATTTATGGTTATCGATACCCTTCGGTATCATCATCGCGATCGTCTGCCTGACAGGAGCCATCCTGGTATTCGAAACAGAGATACTGGAGCTTTGCTATCCTTCCCGTTATTTTGTCAAAGAGGTAAAAGGCGAAGTGCTTTCGCCGGCGGTGCTCATGAGCGCCGCCGGCCAGCAACTTCCCGACTCCATCAAAATAAACGGAATACGGGTTTCCTCCGATCCCAAACGGACCTACCAATTAATTTTACCGGGGAAAAAAGCTGCTTGCTTTATTAATCCCTACACCGGAGAAATTACCGGCATAGACGATGGGAAAGGGTTCTTTATGAAAATGATGCGCCTTCACCGCTGGCTGCTGGACGAATATAAACGGGATGGAAGTTTTGCCTGGGGAAAGACTATCGTCGGATATTCAACCCTGGTATTGGTCATTATCATCATCAGCGGCCTTGTTATCTGGTATCCGAGAAACAAGAAAGTACTGAAAAACCGGCTCAAAATAAAAACAAAAGCCGGCTGGTTCCGTTTCCTGTACGATCTACATGTCTCCGGAGGTTTTTATGCTGCTTTACTTTTGCTTGTCCTGGCATTGACCGGCCTGACCTGGTCGTTCGGCTGGTATCGTGACGCGTTCTATACCGTGTTCGGCATCAGCACAACTTCCAAGCAGACACATGCTCCGGCATCCTCCTCTCCTCAAAAAACATCAGGTGACAGAGGGCTGAAGAAACACCCCAAAACCAATTACACACAATGGGCTGAAGTCTTGGCCGATTTACAAAGCCGTTATCCGGAATATAAATCGATCGCCATCCAGGACGGATCGGCAACGGTTTCTACTGCCACCTATGGAAATACAAGAGGAAGCGACCGCTATTCTTTTGACCCGGCTACCGGCAAGATCACCGAAATCCAATTATACAAGGACCTCCCTAAATCCGCCAAAATAAGAGGATGGATCTATTCCGTCCATGCCGGAACATGGGGAGGGATGGCAACCCGGATATTGAGTTGCCTGGTTTCGCTTTTAGGGGCTGTTTTTGCCATAACCGGCTACTATTTTTGGCTCAAGAAGAAACTCCGGAAGTCCATACAAAGGTAA
- a CDS encoding TonB-dependent receptor, translating to MISGKIISTEKEIVDFATVYLKGTTYGGTTDEQGIYHLKAPAGDYTLVVSAIGYQTVEKPVKLASGERTKQNITITPQSTELDEVVVVSNGISRLKRSAFNAVALDTKELQNSNRSLSEALAKAPGMKVRESGGVGSDMQLTLDGFSGKHVKIFIDGVPQEGVGSSFGLNNIPVNFAERIEIYKGVVPVGFGTDAIGGVINIITKKKRDRWFLDASYSYGSFNTHKSYVNFGQTFKNGFTYEINAFQNYSDNDYYVNAPVENFETGSIDRSKKERVKRFNDTYHNEAVISKLGIVDKKWADRLLLGFTYSNMYQDIQTGVRQEIVYGQKHRKGHSLMPSLEYGKRDLFTKGLDIVLTANYNKNLTTNVDTSSYEYNWRGEKHLMNSAGEQSRQHLRADNNNWNGTLTLNYRVGKMHTFTFNHVLNTFHRSNTSLLAAEEMKSAIAKETRKNISGLSYRLMPSEHWNFSAFGKYYSQFVAGPMATSSTQDEYVRKTRSVNSFGYGAAGTYFILTGLQAKLSYEKAYRLPTIEEMFGDEDLEMGELSIRPENSDNINLNLSYNKTFGKHTLYVEGGVVYRNTKDYIQRNITDLSGGKQAATYINYGKVETKGFNLSIRYNFANWVSVGGNFTQMDVRDRMKTSITSNAENLAYGERMPNLPYRFADSDISFYWRNLWKKGNVLTVTYDNQYLHSFTYYSSAIGSKNNDYVVPNQFSHNLALSYSLQNGRYNVSLECRNFTNENLYDNFSLQKAGRAFYGKVRVYFGN from the coding sequence ATGATCTCTGGTAAAATCATATCTACGGAAAAAGAAATCGTTGATTTCGCAACGGTTTACCTGAAAGGTACGACCTACGGCGGAACAACCGACGAACAAGGTATTTACCATCTGAAAGCTCCGGCTGGCGACTATACATTAGTCGTTTCCGCCATCGGTTATCAGACGGTTGAAAAACCGGTAAAGCTTGCCAGCGGAGAAAGGACCAAGCAGAATATCACCATTACTCCGCAATCGACGGAACTGGACGAAGTGGTCGTTGTCTCAAACGGAATAAGCCGTTTGAAACGTTCGGCATTCAATGCCGTAGCACTCGACACGAAAGAACTGCAAAATTCCAACAGAAGCCTGAGCGAGGCATTGGCAAAAGCTCCGGGAATGAAAGTGCGTGAATCCGGAGGTGTCGGTTCGGACATGCAACTTACGCTGGACGGTTTCAGCGGCAAACATGTGAAAATATTTATCGACGGTGTGCCACAGGAAGGTGTGGGAAGTTCGTTCGGGCTGAACAACATCCCGGTAAACTTTGCCGAACGTATCGAAATCTATAAGGGAGTGGTCCCGGTAGGCTTCGGTACGGATGCAATCGGAGGCGTGATCAATATCATCACTAAAAAGAAACGAGACAGATGGTTTTTGGACGCATCCTATTCGTACGGTTCTTTCAATACACACAAATCTTATGTGAATTTCGGGCAGACGTTCAAAAACGGATTCACCTACGAAATCAATGCTTTCCAAAACTATTCGGACAATGACTACTACGTGAACGCTCCGGTAGAAAACTTCGAGACCGGAAGCATCGACAGAAGCAAAAAGGAACGGGTGAAACGCTTCAACGATACCTACCACAACGAAGCAGTTATCAGCAAGCTAGGGATCGTAGACAAGAAATGGGCGGACCGCCTGCTGCTGGGTTTCACCTACTCCAATATGTACCAGGACATACAGACTGGTGTACGCCAGGAAATCGTTTACGGCCAGAAGCACCGCAAAGGACACTCTCTGATGCCTTCATTGGAATATGGCAAACGCGATCTGTTCACCAAAGGGCTGGACATCGTGTTGACAGCCAACTACAATAAAAACCTGACAACCAACGTGGACACTTCTTCTTATGAATATAACTGGCGGGGAGAAAAACACCTGATGAACTCCGCCGGAGAACAGTCAAGGCAGCATTTACGGGCAGACAACAATAACTGGAACGGAACGTTGACACTCAATTACCGGGTCGGCAAAATGCATACATTCACCTTCAACCACGTATTGAACACTTTCCATCGTTCCAATACCTCCCTGCTTGCAGCCGAAGAAATGAAAAGCGCCATTGCCAAAGAAACCCGCAAGAATATTTCGGGCCTTTCCTACCGGTTAATGCCATCCGAACACTGGAATTTTTCCGCTTTCGGAAAATATTACAGCCAATTTGTAGCAGGCCCGATGGCCACCTCGAGTACGCAAGACGAATATGTACGCAAAACACGTTCTGTCAACTCATTCGGATACGGGGCGGCCGGAACCTACTTCATCCTGACAGGCCTGCAGGCCAAGCTGTCTTACGAAAAGGCTTATCGTCTGCCGACCATCGAAGAGATGTTTGGTGACGAAGACCTGGAAATGGGCGAACTGAGTATCCGACCGGAAAATAGCGACAATATCAACCTCAACCTGAGCTACAACAAGACATTCGGGAAACATACCTTGTATGTGGAAGGTGGAGTGGTCTACCGCAATACGAAAGACTACATACAACGTAACATCACAGATCTGAGTGGCGGCAAGCAAGCAGCGACCTATATCAACTACGGCAAGGTCGAGACAAAGGGATTTAATCTGTCCATCCGCTACAACTTCGCAAACTGGGTAAGCGTAGGCGGCAACTTTACCCAAATGGATGTACGCGACAGAATGAAGACCTCCATTACCAGCAATGCCGAAAACCTGGCCTATGGGGAACGGATGCCGAACCTTCCCTACCGGTTTGCGGATTCCGACATATCGTTCTACTGGCGTAACCTTTGGAAAAAAGGCAATGTGCTGACTGTTACTTACGACAATCAATACCTGCATAGCTTTACATACTATTCGTCGGCTATCGGATCGAAAAACAACGACTATGTCGTACCGAACCAGTTCTCTCATAATTTAGCTCTTTCCTACAGCCTTCAGAACGGACGGTACAACGTGTCGTTAGAGTGCCGCAATTTTACAAACGAAAACTTATACGACAATTTCAGTTTACAGAAAGCCGGACGTGCTTTCTATGGTAAAGTGAGAGTTTATTTCGGAAATTAA
- a CDS encoding DUF4374 domain-containing protein: MKKNHLLTGIAAAMLAGGLFTSCSDNDIPAPDEGGKGEVKNTFVIPASTTASGNTTNVLLTAESVDEGTITTLNNGLVNDGATQWVFYKDQYLYGLTYNQGNAGDTRSYILNANGELETRSQSYKVKRFTTYGIYDKYIMTLSSGDGPTEWADENGYVPQSFLVSLLDVAAETKTDNDTKNKAYLSENFLGNGEYVTLAGILEHNSKIYSVAVPMGLSQYGTKDGNGKWVLPGNEDLVKTESGGSNSSAYEKDELLWTQYPNSCWVAIFDDATFTNKKIIKTDKISYACGRFKSQYYQMIWAADNGDIYIFSPSYAKTMTDPRQQTNLPAGVVRIPNGSEDFDDYYCNLEAQSNGNSFLRSWHITDDYFLLLMYDRPFSETGYTANQLAVFKAGAEKLTYVSGLPSTDIISGFGNTIHVENGKAYIAVTTTDGNPAIYKIDPANASATKGVTVEATQITGIGKLAVK; the protein is encoded by the coding sequence ATGAAAAAGAATCATTTATTAACCGGTATTGCCGCAGCTATGCTGGCGGGTGGGCTGTTTACTTCCTGTAGTGACAACGATATCCCGGCACCGGACGAAGGAGGGAAGGGTGAAGTCAAAAACACATTCGTAATCCCAGCTTCTACAACGGCATCCGGAAATACGACCAACGTACTGCTTACAGCCGAAAGTGTGGACGAAGGGACCATCACGACATTGAACAACGGCCTTGTGAATGACGGAGCTACACAATGGGTCTTCTACAAAGACCAGTATTTGTACGGCCTGACTTACAATCAGGGAAATGCCGGCGACACACGCTCGTATATCCTGAATGCGAACGGAGAACTTGAAACCCGTTCACAGAGCTATAAGGTCAAACGATTTACGACTTACGGCATTTATGACAAGTATATCATGACCCTTTCTTCAGGTGACGGTCCGACGGAATGGGCGGACGAGAACGGCTATGTTCCCCAGTCATTCCTGGTATCCCTTTTAGATGTCGCAGCCGAGACAAAAACGGACAACGACACGAAGAACAAAGCCTACCTGTCCGAAAACTTCCTGGGCAATGGTGAATATGTAACGCTGGCAGGTATTCTGGAACATAACAGCAAGATCTATAGCGTAGCCGTACCGATGGGATTAAGCCAGTACGGGACAAAAGACGGAAACGGAAAATGGGTCTTGCCGGGTAACGAAGACTTGGTGAAAACCGAATCCGGAGGTTCGAACAGCAGCGCTTACGAAAAAGACGAGCTATTGTGGACACAATATCCGAATTCCTGTTGGGTCGCCATCTTCGACGATGCAACATTTACAAATAAGAAAATCATCAAGACTGATAAAATCAGTTACGCTTGTGGCCGTTTCAAATCGCAATATTATCAAATGATCTGGGCCGCCGACAATGGTGACATCTATATATTCTCACCATCTTATGCCAAAACGATGACCGACCCGCGCCAGCAGACCAACTTGCCGGCCGGTGTAGTGCGCATCCCGAACGGAAGTGAAGATTTCGACGATTACTACTGCAACTTGGAGGCACAGAGCAATGGAAATTCCTTCCTTCGCAGCTGGCATATCACAGACGATTATTTCTTATTACTGATGTATGACCGTCCTTTCAGTGAAACAGGCTATACAGCCAATCAGTTGGCCGTGTTCAAAGCCGGAGCCGAAAAGTTGACTTACGTGAGCGGACTTCCTTCAACCGATATCATTTCCGGTTTCGGAAACACGATACATGTTGAAAACGGCAAGGCTTACATCGCTGTAACGACAACCGATGGAAATCCAGCCATCTACAAGATCGACCCAGCTAACGCCAGTGCAACGAAAGGTGTAACAGTCGAAGCCACTCAAATAACCGGTATCGGTAAATTGGCAGTAAAATGA
- a CDS encoding OmpH family outer membrane protein: MKNINYVINGVLAVAVIILFVMQFSSKKESTVAPAFTTEGDSTNLLPVAYVNVDSLLANYNYSKDLNERILKMQEDYRLDMTQRSNALRTELNDFQRKYEANAFLTTERAQQEGNRLQKKQEELQNYAAKKEQELAAKQMELNGQLRDTIVAQLTTFNQAKGYQIIFSNTMGDNILLSNPAYDITAEFLEVLNKNYSSGK, encoded by the coding sequence ATGAAGAACATTAACTACGTTATTAATGGTGTGCTCGCGGTGGCTGTCATAATCTTGTTTGTTATGCAGTTTTCCAGTAAAAAAGAATCCACAGTAGCTCCGGCTTTCACAACGGAGGGAGATTCTACCAATTTGCTCCCTGTAGCATATGTGAATGTAGACTCTCTTTTAGCGAATTACAACTATTCGAAAGATCTGAATGAACGTATCCTCAAGATGCAGGAAGATTATCGTTTAGATATGACCCAACGGTCAAATGCCTTACGGACAGAATTGAATGATTTCCAGCGTAAATATGAAGCCAATGCTTTCCTTACTACGGAAAGAGCGCAGCAGGAAGGAAACCGTTTGCAGAAAAAGCAGGAGGAACTTCAGAACTATGCCGCTAAGAAAGAACAAGAACTGGCTGCCAAGCAGATGGAACTGAACGGACAGCTTCGCGATACGATCGTTGCCCAGTTGACGACTTTTAACCAGGCAAAAGGTTATCAGATCATTTTCAGCAATACAATGGGGGACAATATTTTGCTGTCTAATCCGGCATACGACATCACGGCCGAATTTCTTGAAGTGCTGAATAAGAACTACTCTTCCGGAAAATAA
- a CDS encoding endonuclease/exonuclease/phosphatase family protein: MTRILTMTFFILTLFSLPSQGQTDFRVMSYNVENLFDTKDDPFTADNDFLPSGNRHWTPGRFYHKLQQLAKVITAAGEWSTPALVGLCEVENDSVLVRLLNYTPLRRQHYRYCMTHGQDTRGINVALLYQRDKFRYRGHTEHPVRFTRKQHKHTRNILHVWGDVITGDRIDVFVCHFPSRYGGEKESEPDRLDAARTLRVLCDSLHHLHPAPHILIMGDFNDTPDDMSIREILYAHPFPISCLSGSDSMPMKSRTDAYPSLHLYNLFAKDKPFFPGSHKYQGEWSQLDQLILSSSLTDTTSRMQVIPGSARIFSPPFLLTKDKTWRGERPFRTYYGFKYEGGYSDHLPLIVDFLLLK; this comes from the coding sequence ATGACCAGAATCTTAACTATGACGTTTTTTATACTGACATTGTTTTCTTTGCCTTCACAAGGGCAAACAGACTTCCGGGTGATGAGTTACAATGTCGAGAACCTGTTCGACACGAAAGACGATCCGTTTACAGCAGACAATGATTTCCTTCCCTCCGGCAACCGCCACTGGACACCGGGACGGTTTTACCATAAATTACAGCAACTGGCAAAAGTCATTACGGCAGCGGGAGAATGGAGCACCCCGGCTTTGGTCGGACTTTGTGAAGTAGAAAACGATTCCGTCCTTGTCCGGCTTCTGAACTACACTCCGCTCCGTCGGCAGCATTACCGTTATTGCATGACGCACGGACAGGACACGCGAGGGATCAATGTAGCATTACTTTACCAACGGGACAAGTTCCGCTACCGGGGGCATACGGAACATCCGGTCCGTTTTACCCGCAAACAGCATAAGCATACCCGTAATATCCTGCATGTATGGGGAGATGTAATTACCGGGGACCGGATCGATGTTTTTGTCTGCCATTTTCCCTCCCGTTACGGAGGAGAAAAAGAAAGCGAACCGGACCGTTTGGATGCGGCACGCACCCTGCGCGTATTATGCGACTCGCTCCACCATCTCCATCCTGCCCCACACATCCTGATTATGGGAGATTTCAATGATACGCCGGACGACATGAGTATCCGGGAAATATTGTATGCCCATCCGTTTCCAATTTCATGCCTGTCCGGTTCAGACTCCATGCCTATGAAATCTCGGACGGATGCCTATCCGTCTCTCCATCTATACAATCTGTTTGCCAAAGACAAGCCATTTTTTCCGGGAAGCCATAAATATCAAGGAGAATGGAGCCAGTTAGATCAACTCATCCTCTCCTCCTCCCTCACCGACACCACCTCACGGATGCAGGTCATCCCGGGAAGTGCCCGCATCTTTTCACCGCCATTTCTGCTTACAAAAGATAAAACTTGGCGTGGTGAACGCCCTTTCCGCACCTACTACGGTTTCAAATACGAAGGCGGCTACAGCGACCATCTCCCTTTGATCGTCGACTTTCTACTATTGAAATAA
- a CDS encoding aminoacyl-histidine dipeptidase, protein MKITDLKPEIVWKFFHQVTQVPRPSKKEGKMIEFLESFAKQYKIAIKKDAAGNILMSKPATPGKENLPTVVLQSHMDMVCEKNNGTVHDFDNDPIETIVDGNWLCANGTTLGADNGIGVAAELAILASDDIEHGPIECLFTVDEETGLTGAKALEKGFMTGDILLNLDSEDEGEIFMGCAGGKDTQAVFHYESRDTNPNMQYFKIEVKGLNGGHSGGEIHKGLGNANKILVRYLYLLKNQADFNLCFIHGGNLRNAIAREAQATIGLYPEEKEAARILLNHFTADIENELKHVDPNVQITMASTDRPDKYISDYDAEKLILALHACPHGVIGMSHDIEGLVETSTNLASVKMGDDNTIIVGTSQRSSIESYKNMIANQVASVFKLADAQVTHGDGYPGWAPNPDSKILKVAQDTYKRLFNKDAKIMAIHAGLECGLFLEKYPNLDMISFGPTLRDVHSPNERIQIDTVGLWWSHLLELLKSIPAK, encoded by the coding sequence ATGAAGATTACTGATTTAAAACCTGAAATCGTCTGGAAGTTCTTCCACCAGGTAACACAAGTGCCCCGTCCTTCAAAGAAGGAGGGAAAAATGATCGAGTTCCTTGAATCATTCGCGAAACAGTATAAAATAGCTATCAAAAAAGATGCCGCAGGCAACATCCTGATGTCTAAACCGGCTACTCCCGGTAAGGAAAACCTGCCGACAGTCGTTCTGCAATCCCATATGGATATGGTCTGCGAAAAGAATAATGGAACCGTACATGACTTCGACAATGATCCGATCGAAACAATCGTCGACGGGAACTGGCTTTGCGCCAACGGTACGACTCTGGGTGCCGACAATGGCATCGGTGTAGCTGCCGAATTGGCTATCCTCGCATCCGACGATATCGAGCACGGACCGATCGAATGCCTTTTCACCGTAGACGAAGAAACCGGACTGACCGGAGCCAAAGCACTCGAAAAAGGATTCATGACAGGCGATATCCTGCTGAACCTCGATAGCGAAGACGAAGGTGAAATCTTTATGGGATGCGCAGGTGGTAAAGATACGCAAGCGGTGTTCCATTACGAATCACGTGACACCAATCCGAACATGCAATACTTCAAAATCGAAGTGAAAGGCTTGAACGGCGGACATTCCGGTGGCGAAATACACAAAGGGTTGGGCAATGCCAACAAAATCCTGGTGCGCTACCTGTACCTACTGAAAAACCAAGCTGATTTCAACCTTTGCTTCATCCACGGCGGTAACCTCCGCAACGCTATCGCCCGTGAAGCGCAAGCGACCATCGGCCTGTACCCGGAAGAAAAGGAAGCAGCCCGTATCCTGCTGAACCATTTCACGGCAGATATAGAAAACGAACTGAAACATGTAGACCCGAACGTACAGATAACAATGGCTTCGACCGACCGTCCGGACAAATATATCAGCGACTATGATGCCGAAAAACTGATTTTGGCTTTACATGCCTGCCCACATGGCGTGATCGGCATGAGCCACGACATCGAAGGGCTGGTGGAAACCTCTACCAACCTGGCTTCTGTCAAGATGGGAGATGACAACACGATCATTGTCGGCACAAGCCAGCGCAGCTCCATCGAGTCTTACAAGAACATGATTGCCAACCAGGTCGCATCTGTTTTCAAGTTAGCCGATGCACAGGTAACTCACGGCGACGGCTATCCCGGTTGGGCGCCTAACCCGGATTCAAAGATCCTGAAAGTGGCACAGGATACCTATAAACGTTTGTTTAACAAAGATGCCAAAATAATGGCGATCCATGCAGGACTGGAATGTGGCTTGTTCCTTGAGAAATATCCGAATCTGGATATGATCTCATTCGGACCGACGCTTCGGGACGTCCATTCCCCCAACGAACGCATACAGATTGATACCGTTGGATTGTGGTGGTCTCACTTACTCGAACTATTAAAGAGCATCCCTGCAAAATAA